The following coding sequences lie in one Deltaproteobacteria bacterium genomic window:
- a CDS encoding LamG domain-containing protein, whose protein sequence is MKRLSLKLLLLILLSLPITSFAQVPVLPPVCIDIQLFPPFGSSAEMQCWSAYRAQRICQSVGCNLYNHRTREAISGNISCPSATRYNFQDLYCGGTHSANSCPAVQNYGLPGVQAENARRTVCQSFNSCTFQNGPDAGGVANSGINDSCTRSQVQVNFGPLVSSGGGASDNNNQSQTRMIIRKPECTDMSLLVGRGRSNRDNYELDVIENGICASVGCRLRTPHQSDLSRYNSRITYNPRENRCVGTETPANACPNVSLYFPNYGNDAAEGIRKRFCESFSGCVFHDGGNRTNGLPDGRGDRCTRGRVISASDPGSRPMRTEDTNPCAPPESLVAWLPADRNSLDIVGGHDGLLIGNAGYAPGRDGQAFSFQIENSYDDIPLIAIADPGLNSPLDLGGEDLTLMLWVKRLDETGNVYLLEKGYTYDDWYLKLLQNVPSFGVGNRGVVPSFGTVEAPAPETSRTVPRDRWTHLAGVKRGNTLTLYLNGSRSNSETFESLTRAPNDDYITMGSSSVPGFAGLIDDVALWNRALSETQIRNFKDGICRPNPSPPAPTSCIEAPGGLVAWWPGEENLEDIIGGHDEGTLEEGVTYVDGIVGKAIFKPAGVPAPMARIPGSDTLNFENEYTLMAWVRAGEFGTGSVLARGNSYRMGSTGVSSETESGRSLGAGPPYRYRLPIDEWVHIAGVMSSQRSEFYINGTLAGASVFEMPPRLVQEEANSALALSGQRAFNEGSIDEPMIFNRALSQSEIRSIVRAGSYGVCRP, encoded by the coding sequence ATGAAAAGGCTGTCTTTAAAGCTCCTGCTATTAATCCTCCTTTCCCTTCCGATCACCTCTTTTGCCCAAGTGCCTGTGCTGCCGCCGGTCTGCATCGATATTCAGCTATTTCCCCCCTTCGGGAGTTCCGCAGAGATGCAGTGTTGGTCGGCCTATAGGGCTCAAAGAATTTGTCAGAGTGTCGGTTGCAACCTGTATAACCATCGTACCCGAGAAGCCATTTCCGGAAACATCAGTTGCCCTTCGGCGACTCGATATAATTTCCAAGATCTCTATTGCGGGGGAACACACAGCGCCAACAGCTGCCCGGCGGTTCAAAACTATGGGCTCCCCGGCGTCCAGGCCGAGAATGCGAGGAGAACCGTTTGCCAATCATTTAACAGCTGCACCTTTCAAAATGGGCCTGATGCGGGCGGGGTCGCCAATAGCGGAATTAATGATTCCTGCACCCGAAGCCAAGTGCAAGTTAACTTCGGGCCGCTTGTTTCTTCAGGCGGAGGGGCATCGGATAATAACAATCAATCGCAGACGAGGATGATTATCCGGAAGCCGGAGTGTACCGACATGAGTCTTCTTGTAGGCAGGGGGAGGAGCAACAGAGACAATTATGAACTTGATGTTATAGAAAATGGAATCTGCGCGAGTGTCGGTTGCCGGTTGAGAACACCGCACCAGAGCGATTTATCGCGATATAATTCCAGAATTACTTACAACCCGAGAGAAAATAGGTGCGTTGGAACAGAAACCCCCGCAAATGCCTGCCCGAATGTGAGTCTTTATTTTCCGAATTATGGAAACGATGCGGCCGAGGGGATACGGAAAAGGTTTTGTGAGAGTTTTTCAGGATGTGTCTTCCATGACGGAGGAAATCGCACCAACGGGTTACCTGACGGAAGAGGGGATCGGTGCACTCGCGGGCGTGTGATCTCTGCCTCTGATCCCGGCTCCCGACCAATGAGAACGGAAGATACGAACCCCTGCGCCCCGCCGGAGAGTCTCGTTGCCTGGTTGCCGGCGGATCGGAATAGTTTAGATATCGTTGGGGGCCATGACGGGCTCCTGATTGGGAATGCAGGATACGCCCCGGGAAGGGATGGACAGGCGTTTAGCTTTCAAATTGAAAACTCCTACGATGATATTCCTCTAATTGCTATAGCCGATCCTGGGCTAAACTCCCCCCTGGATCTTGGAGGTGAGGATCTGACTCTCATGCTATGGGTCAAAAGGCTGGATGAAACGGGCAATGTCTATCTCTTGGAGAAAGGTTATACTTATGATGATTGGTACCTAAAGCTTTTGCAGAACGTGCCGAGTTTTGGTGTGGGAAACCGGGGAGTGGTACCCTCTTTTGGGACTGTGGAAGCGCCCGCCCCGGAGACATCTCGAACCGTACCGCGCGATCGATGGACCCACCTGGCCGGGGTCAAACGGGGGAATACCCTCACACTCTATCTGAATGGATCGCGCAGCAATTCAGAGACATTTGAATCACTAACGCGCGCGCCGAACGATGATTACATCACTATGGGATCTTCATCGGTCCCCGGCTTCGCCGGACTCATTGATGATGTGGCTCTCTGGAACCGAGCCTTGAGCGAGACCCAGATTCGGAACTTCAAAGATGGAATCTGTCGGCCCAATCCCTCGCCACCGGCACCCACATCCTGTATAGAGGCTCCCGGCGGGCTCGTTGCCTGGTGGCCTGGGGAGGAGAATCTGGAAGACATCATCGGAGGGCATGATGAAGGGACTCTTGAAGAGGGGGTTACTTATGTAGATGGTATTGTCGGAAAGGCCATTTTTAAGCCGGCCGGTGTGCCGGCTCCTATGGCTCGGATACCAGGGAGTGACACCCTGAATTTTGAAAATGAATACACTCTGATGGCTTGGGTCCGTGCCGGCGAATTTGGCACCGGTTCCGTTCTTGCACGTGGAAACAGTTACAGGATGGGATCAACGGGTGTCAGCTCAGAAACAGAGAGTGGAAGGTCGCTGGGTGCGGGACCTCCATACCGGTATCGGCTCCCCATTGATGAATGGGTCCATATTGCCGGGGTGATGAGTTCTCAACGTAGTGAATTTTATATCAATGGAACCCTTGCCGGGGCCAGCGTCTTTGAAATGCCACCTCGCCTCGTGCAAGAGGAGGCTAACAGCGCACTCGCCCTGAGTGGGCAGCGAGCATTCAATGAAGGCAGTATTGACGAACCAATGATTTTCAATCGTGCCTTGAGTCAATCAGAGATCCGGTCGATTGTCCGCGCCGGAAGTTACGGTGTTTGCCGGCCATGA
- a CDS encoding DMT family transporter produces the protein MFLLLLFIVQGFWAASLGARQIALVDMPIGLILILRYGLSSLILLLFGTFKGASQFSRRDWLLILFIGIGNFSLSPYLQLKGIELTQTIDLSILIATEPFIIALMATISLKEKLTREMVVVFILSAIGVLILSGWNWETFSLPMTHERFLGNILFLLALLFESINTTASRYLTQRHDPLKLFAWIMGIGAITNLIIYYKTVLEIPPLHYPFMGSWLSIGFLVLGPTLISYGIWFWLTKRIEASRLALSLFLQPLIGVFLGYFFLDENVDHQTIIGASLIFITLLTWGLKKFLGEK, from the coding sequence ATGTTTCTCCTTCTGCTGTTCATCGTCCAAGGTTTCTGGGCCGCCTCACTGGGGGCGCGACAGATTGCCTTGGTCGACATGCCAATCGGACTGATCCTGATCCTCCGTTACGGCCTCTCGTCACTCATTTTGCTCCTGTTCGGCACTTTTAAGGGGGCTTCCCAATTTTCGCGAAGGGACTGGTTACTGATCCTTTTCATTGGAATTGGAAACTTTTCGCTCTCCCCCTATCTACAACTCAAAGGAATTGAACTGACCCAGACGATCGACCTCTCGATCCTGATCGCCACAGAACCATTCATCATAGCGCTCATGGCGACGATCAGTCTTAAAGAGAAACTGACCCGGGAGATGGTGGTTGTCTTTATTTTATCCGCCATCGGTGTCCTCATCCTGTCCGGATGGAACTGGGAAACCTTTTCGCTCCCGATGACCCATGAACGATTTCTTGGAAACATCCTTTTTCTACTGGCACTCCTCTTCGAATCGATCAACACGACGGCCAGCCGTTATCTCACACAAAGGCATGACCCGCTTAAACTCTTTGCATGGATTATGGGGATTGGAGCGATCACAAATCTGATCATTTATTATAAGACCGTTCTGGAGATTCCTCCCTTGCATTACCCTTTTATGGGGAGCTGGCTTTCAATCGGATTTTTAGTGTTAGGCCCGACTCTCATTTCTTACGGAATCTGGTTTTGGCTCACCAAGAGGATTGAGGCCTCACGGCTCGCACTTTCACTTTTTCTCCAACCTTTAATCGGAGTATTTTTGGGCTACTTTTTCCTCGATGAAAATGTCGACCATCAAACAATCATCGGTGCCAGCTTGATATTCATCACCCTTCTGACATGGGGGCTCAAAAAATTTTTGGGGGAAAAGTGA
- a CDS encoding SWIB/MDM2 domain-containing protein — protein MPAKNSAFMKPLQPDAALAEVVGSKALPRTEVTKKLWAYIKKNSLQDKKNRRLINGDAKLIKIFGGRKQVNMFEMTKLVASHLK, from the coding sequence ATGCCAGCAAAAAACTCAGCCTTCATGAAGCCGCTCCAACCGGATGCGGCACTCGCAGAAGTTGTCGGTTCCAAGGCGTTACCCCGGACCGAGGTAACGAAAAAGCTCTGGGCCTACATTAAAAAGAACAGCCTTCAGGACAAGAAGAACAGACGATTGATCAACGGTGACGCCAAGCTGATCAAAATTTTTGGCGGACGGAAACAGGTCAATATGTTTGAGATGACGAAGCTTGTTGCTTCCCATCTGAAATAG
- a CDS encoding sodium-translocating pyrophosphatase, translating into MILCLAPLSALYAGEADIKLPELKDVFFNIFGFSVAGVHLLYAGLVICLVGVLFGLKHFKGTQQLPVHPAMAEVSQTIWETCKTYLIQQGKFLAGLWVLIAACITYYFAGLQQASFYNVVIILLCSILGIAGSYGVAWFGIRINTVANSRTAFASLYQGPMAVLSIPLKSGMSVGLLLVSVELFFMIGILTFLPKDLAGPCFIGFAVGESLGASVLRICGGIFTKIADIGSDLMKIVFHLPEDDPKNPGVIADCTGDNAGDSVGPTADGFETYGVTGVALIAFLALALADKPGICGELIIWIFVMRILMIVTSLVSYVLNNRLSMAKYGSSDDFNMEAPLTHLVWMTSLISIAVTFGASYLLLPNYGALWWVLAVIISCGTAAGALIPEFTKIFTSTHSAHVKEVVNSSRQGGASLNVLSGFVAGNFSAFWEGLLILVLMLIAYFMSQHPSVVQMMPASYPFAAPIFAFGLVAFGFLGMGPVTIAVDSFGPVTDNAQSVYELSLIEKIANVRQEIKKVFGFDPNFENAKHCLEKSDGAGNTFKATAKPVLIGTAVVGATTMVFGIILLLEHLFGGVVEKLSLVQANVIFGLLLGGTVVYWFTGASTQAVVTGAYRAVVYIKENIKLEGSHKASIADSKKVVEICTVYAQKGMVNIFIVIFCLALALPFFDPYAFIGYLVAIAFFGLFQAVFMANAGGAWDNAKKVVEVDLKQKNTPLHEATVVGDTVGDPFKDTSSVALNPVIKFTTLFGLLAVEIAVTMTSQGLKTAIGSVLFTVALFFVYRSFYGMRIPAEKN; encoded by the coding sequence CTGATTCTCTGCCTTGCACCCCTTTCCGCTCTTTATGCGGGCGAGGCGGATATCAAACTTCCCGAATTAAAAGATGTGTTTTTCAATATTTTCGGTTTTTCCGTTGCAGGGGTTCATCTTCTCTATGCGGGATTAGTGATCTGTCTGGTTGGGGTCCTGTTTGGTCTCAAACACTTCAAGGGGACCCAACAACTTCCGGTTCATCCAGCGATGGCGGAGGTCTCTCAGACGATCTGGGAGACCTGCAAGACCTATCTGATTCAGCAAGGAAAATTCTTGGCGGGTCTGTGGGTCCTTATTGCGGCTTGCATTACCTACTACTTTGCCGGTCTTCAGCAGGCCTCCTTTTACAATGTTGTGATCATCCTTCTCTGCTCGATTTTGGGTATTGCCGGCTCCTACGGGGTCGCCTGGTTCGGGATACGGATCAACACCGTAGCCAACTCCAGGACGGCGTTCGCCTCCCTCTACCAGGGGCCGATGGCGGTCCTCTCGATTCCGCTTAAGTCCGGTATGAGTGTTGGTCTCCTTTTGGTCAGTGTTGAGCTGTTTTTCATGATCGGGATCCTGACATTCCTTCCCAAAGATCTGGCCGGTCCCTGCTTCATCGGCTTTGCAGTCGGTGAATCGCTCGGGGCGAGTGTCCTTCGTATCTGCGGAGGTATCTTTACAAAGATTGCCGATATCGGTTCTGATCTGATGAAGATCGTTTTTCATCTTCCGGAAGATGACCCTAAAAATCCGGGCGTCATTGCCGATTGTACGGGGGATAATGCCGGGGATAGTGTCGGTCCGACGGCGGACGGTTTTGAGACCTATGGTGTAACGGGCGTTGCCCTGATCGCCTTTCTCGCCTTGGCCCTTGCCGATAAGCCAGGGATTTGTGGCGAGCTGATTATCTGGATCTTTGTCATGAGGATCCTCATGATTGTCACCTCGCTTGTCTCGTATGTTCTTAACAATCGTCTGAGCATGGCAAAGTATGGTTCCAGTGATGATTTCAACATGGAGGCACCGCTGACCCATCTGGTCTGGATGACCTCCCTCATTTCCATTGCGGTGACGTTTGGTGCCAGTTATCTCCTTCTCCCCAATTATGGGGCGCTTTGGTGGGTTCTGGCAGTGATTATCAGTTGTGGCACGGCGGCCGGCGCACTGATTCCAGAGTTCACAAAAATCTTTACGAGTACCCATTCCGCTCATGTGAAAGAGGTGGTGAATTCCTCCCGGCAGGGAGGTGCCTCCTTGAATGTGCTTTCGGGTTTTGTTGCGGGGAACTTCTCAGCATTTTGGGAAGGGCTGCTGATTCTCGTCTTGATGTTGATCGCCTACTTCATGTCACAGCATCCGTCCGTTGTGCAAATGATGCCGGCCAGCTATCCCTTTGCAGCGCCGATCTTTGCCTTTGGTCTCGTTGCGTTTGGTTTTTTGGGGATGGGGCCCGTGACGATTGCGGTCGACAGTTTTGGCCCTGTGACAGACAACGCCCAATCGGTTTACGAACTCTCATTAATTGAGAAGATTGCCAACGTCCGGCAGGAGATCAAGAAGGTGTTCGGTTTTGATCCGAACTTTGAGAATGCTAAACATTGCCTTGAAAAGTCGGATGGGGCCGGGAACACCTTTAAAGCGACCGCCAAGCCGGTCTTGATCGGCACGGCAGTTGTCGGTGCCACAACAATGGTGTTTGGCATCATTCTTCTTCTGGAACACCTCTTTGGCGGTGTTGTCGAAAAATTGAGTCTGGTTCAGGCGAACGTGATCTTCGGACTTTTGCTGGGTGGTACCGTCGTCTACTGGTTTACGGGTGCCTCCACACAGGCGGTCGTGACCGGCGCCTACCGGGCGGTTGTCTACATCAAGGAGAATATCAAGCTCGAAGGATCTCACAAGGCCTCGATTGCCGACAGCAAGAAGGTAGTGGAAATTTGCACCGTCTATGCCCAGAAGGGAATGGTGAATATTTTCATCGTAATCTTCTGCCTTGCCTTGGCACTCCCGTTTTTTGATCCGTATGCCTTCATCGGGTACCTCGTGGCGATCGCCTTCTTTGGCCTCTTCCAGGCAGTCTTTATGGCGAATGCCGGTGGTGCCTGGGATAATGCCAAGAAGGTCGTGGAGGTCGATCTAAAGCAGAAGAACACACCGCTTCACGAGGCGACGGTTGTTGGGGATACGGTCGGAGATCCGTTCAAGGACACCTCCTCTGTCGCCCTGAATCCCGTCATAAAGTTTACAACGTTGTTTGGGCTGCTCGCCGTTGAGATTGCGGTGACAATGACCTCGCAGGGACTCAAGACCGCTATCGGATCGGTCTTGTTTACCGTGGCGCTCTTCTTTGTTTATCGATCATTCTACGGGATGAGGATACCGGCGGAAAAGAATTAG
- a CDS encoding DMT family transporter: MLSLPLLFLLQIIWTSSYVAMKFSLESMPVGTVLIFRYGIASLVFLLFGYFRGVSQFSKRDWLLVIGVGIANYTCSPFFQLKGLALTQVMDVSVMIATEPLITALMASLILREKLTLDLLTVCLISIVGIFIISDVNVALLTSPMTGGRLLGNLLFILALCFEGFNTIVGRSLTQRHKPLTLVAWMHLSGFVTNLLFNFPLLGEIAAKPPLVKSWVAVVYLGIFCSAIGYGTWYILVQKVPVIRLSLSLFLQPVIGIFLGCLVMGEDLNQRMLLGAGLILVTLFVWVLKDNLKNKIPPTLA; the protein is encoded by the coding sequence ATGCTGTCTCTGCCCCTCCTCTTTCTCCTTCAAATAATCTGGACCAGTTCCTATGTCGCCATGAAGTTCAGTCTGGAATCGATGCCGGTCGGGACAGTCCTGATTTTTCGTTACGGCATCGCATCGCTCGTCTTTCTTCTCTTTGGTTATTTTCGAGGGGTCTCCCAATTTTCAAAGAGAGACTGGCTGCTCGTAATCGGGGTTGGCATTGCCAACTATACCTGTTCCCCCTTTTTCCAGCTCAAGGGCCTCGCATTGACCCAGGTGATGGATGTCTCGGTCATGATTGCCACAGAACCATTAATCACAGCCTTAATGGCCTCGCTGATCCTCCGGGAAAAGCTGACGCTGGACCTGCTGACCGTTTGCCTGATCTCCATTGTCGGAATTTTTATTATTTCAGATGTGAACGTCGCCCTCCTCACCTCTCCAATGACGGGTGGACGACTCCTGGGGAACCTTCTTTTCATCCTCGCACTCTGTTTTGAGGGGTTCAACACCATCGTTGGTCGAAGCCTGACACAACGTCACAAGCCGCTGACACTCGTCGCCTGGATGCATCTCTCCGGTTTCGTCACGAACCTCCTGTTCAACTTCCCGCTCCTTGGAGAGATCGCAGCAAAGCCACCACTCGTCAAAAGTTGGGTCGCCGTTGTTTATCTTGGAATCTTCTGCTCCGCGATCGGTTACGGTACCTGGTATATCCTGGTTCAAAAGGTACCGGTTATCCGACTGTCACTCTCCCTTTTCCTCCAGCCAGTAATCGGAATTTTCTTGGGCTGTCTGGTCATGGGCGAGGATCTCAACCAACGAATGCTGCTGGGAGCCGGATTGATTCTTGTGACGCTTTTTGTTTGGGTTCTAAAAGATAATCTAAAAAACAAAATCCCCCCAACCCTCGCCTAA
- a CDS encoding electron transfer flavoprotein subunit alpha/FixB family protein translates to MGNILVIGEHQEGKVRKVTEELVSKAAEIGSQLSAEVLVAFVGATLPEAPDLGSFGAKKIYLVSSPKMTKYSPDGFAKVLEALIKEVSPSIVLGTAGPFGKDLFPRLSAKVGAGLATDCTNLKVHEGKLVATRPIFAGKALTDVLFQTPIQMATTRPNSFIPKVVSVGQKAELLKKEIDPGELKAVVREILQGQVGKTDLTEASVIVSGGRAMKSAENFKLLQGLADSLGATVGASRAAVDSGYASHDMQVGQTGKTVNPNLYIACGISGAIQHLAGMRTSKVIVAINKDPEAPIFKKADYGIVGDLFQLIPLLTTEFKRILSE, encoded by the coding sequence ATGGGCAACATCTTAGTCATCGGTGAACATCAAGAAGGCAAGGTCAGAAAAGTAACCGAGGAACTTGTCTCGAAAGCGGCGGAGATCGGCTCCCAACTCTCCGCTGAAGTTTTGGTTGCCTTTGTGGGAGCTACCCTCCCAGAGGCGCCAGACCTCGGAAGCTTTGGGGCCAAGAAGATTTATCTGGTCTCCTCACCAAAAATGACAAAGTACAGCCCTGACGGATTCGCAAAAGTACTCGAGGCGCTTATCAAAGAGGTTTCTCCCTCCATTGTGCTTGGTACGGCCGGCCCCTTTGGCAAGGACCTCTTCCCCCGACTTTCGGCCAAGGTCGGTGCCGGTCTGGCCACCGACTGCACAAACTTGAAGGTTCACGAGGGCAAGCTGGTCGCCACAAGGCCGATTTTTGCCGGGAAGGCATTGACCGATGTGCTCTTTCAGACGCCGATTCAGATGGCAACCACCCGGCCAAACTCTTTCATCCCCAAAGTGGTTTCCGTCGGCCAAAAGGCCGAGCTCCTCAAGAAAGAGATTGATCCCGGTGAGCTCAAGGCAGTCGTTAGGGAGATCCTTCAAGGTCAAGTTGGTAAAACCGATCTGACAGAGGCCTCCGTCATCGTCTCCGGGGGTCGTGCCATGAAGAGCGCTGAGAATTTCAAGCTTCTTCAAGGTCTAGCCGATTCCCTCGGAGCAACGGTCGGCGCCTCACGGGCGGCGGTCGACTCGGGTTATGCCTCGCACGATATGCAGGTCGGTCAAACGGGGAAGACCGTTAATCCTAATCTTTACATCGCCTGCGGCATTTCGGGCGCTATCCAACATCTGGCTGGCATGAGAACCTCCAAAGTGATTGTTGCAATCAACAAAGATCCAGAGGCCCCTATTTTCAAGAAGGCGGATTACGGAATTGTGGGCGATCTCTTCCAACTCATTCCGTTATTAACAACAGAGTTTAAGCGCATCCTTTCAGAGTAG
- a CDS encoding endonuclease domain-containing protein, producing MDKGKNTTEKARLLRRTQTPAESILWRALRYQKLGVKFRRQEPIDHYIADFCCVEKRLIIELDGGIHNEAEQIEYDQDRDTYLQGQGFQVIRFKNAEVENNLGSVVATIALAITSPLPPAGEGNGDREVRGG from the coding sequence ATGGATAAGGGAAAAAACACAACTGAAAAAGCGCGCCTACTAAGGCGTACCCAAACCCCTGCCGAATCTATTTTGTGGAGGGCGTTACGCTACCAAAAACTTGGTGTCAAATTCCGACGGCAAGAACCGATCGACCACTACATCGCTGATTTTTGTTGCGTTGAGAAACGATTGATTATTGAACTTGACGGTGGCATTCATAATGAAGCAGAGCAGATCGAATACGACCAGGATCGCGACACTTATTTACAAGGTCAAGGTTTTCAGGTGATCCGATTTAAAAATGCCGAGGTGGAAAATAATCTCGGAAGTGTCGTAGCAACAATTGCACTGGCAATCACGAGCCCTCTCCCCCCGGCGGGAGAGGGAAATGGCGATAGAGAGGTTAGAGGAGGGTGA
- a CDS encoding electron transfer flavoprotein subunit beta/FixA family protein, with translation MKIGVFIKQVPDTETKIRVKPDGSGIETNGIKQIVNPYCEFAVEEALKTKEKIGSGEVVLVSLGPSQTVDALRAGLAMGADRAIHIDDGGLTLDSFATATLLTQVVQKEGFNLVFCGKQAIDDDAAQVPQIAAEILNWPHVMVVEKFELTGDRKGATVHRRVGGGSKEVYDVTFPAVLGCDKGLNTPRYASLPNIMKAKTKPLLTLKATELMGDAKPRTINTNYRLPPERQAGKMLQGEPEQVVKELVRLLREEAKVI, from the coding sequence ATGAAAATAGGGGTCTTCATCAAACAGGTTCCGGACACCGAAACAAAAATCCGTGTCAAGCCGGATGGTTCGGGTATCGAAACGAATGGCATCAAACAGATCGTGAATCCGTATTGTGAATTCGCCGTCGAAGAGGCTCTCAAAACAAAGGAAAAAATAGGTTCGGGAGAGGTCGTTCTTGTGAGTCTCGGACCTTCACAGACCGTCGATGCGCTCCGCGCGGGACTCGCGATGGGCGCCGACCGGGCGATTCATATTGATGATGGAGGCCTCACACTCGATTCTTTCGCCACCGCCACGTTGCTCACACAGGTCGTTCAGAAGGAAGGATTTAACCTGGTATTCTGCGGAAAACAGGCGATTGATGATGACGCGGCACAAGTCCCCCAGATAGCCGCAGAAATTCTTAACTGGCCACACGTTATGGTGGTTGAAAAGTTTGAATTAACGGGAGACCGAAAAGGGGCCACCGTTCATCGCCGTGTCGGGGGTGGGTCAAAAGAGGTTTATGATGTCACCTTTCCCGCCGTTCTGGGGTGTGATAAGGGCCTGAATACCCCCCGTTATGCCTCGCTGCCGAACATCATGAAGGCAAAGACAAAACCGCTCCTTACGCTCAAGGCAACGGAATTGATGGGAGATGCCAAGCCAAGGACAATCAACACGAACTATCGGCTTCCACCGGAGCGACAGGCCGGCAAAATGCTTCAGGGAGAACCGGAGCAGGTGGTAAAGGAGTTGGTGAGGTTACTTCGGGAAGAGGCGAAGGTGATCTAG
- a CDS encoding TetR/AcrR family transcriptional regulator codes for MKEKWVRIISAATEVFAEKGFYNATIADIAKRANVAEGTIYLYFKNKDDLLISIFEHSIDLFTKAVNKEILGNLSPEEKLKRFVSLHLKLVQENPNLAQVLQIELRQSSKFMKEYRGGKFAEYLHLVESIIHEGQEKNRFRKDLDARVLRRALFGAVDEMALDWLLMKDKKYSLEICAEQLSLMFIYGITQ; via the coding sequence ATGAAAGAGAAATGGGTTCGCATTATTAGTGCCGCCACAGAGGTTTTCGCAGAGAAAGGCTTCTACAACGCCACGATTGCGGACATTGCCAAAAGGGCAAACGTCGCGGAAGGGACGATTTATCTCTACTTCAAAAACAAGGACGACCTCCTTATCTCCATCTTTGAGCATTCCATTGATCTCTTTACCAAAGCGGTGAATAAAGAGATTTTGGGCAATCTCTCCCCTGAAGAAAAACTGAAGCGATTTGTCTCCCTCCATCTCAAACTGGTTCAAGAGAATCCAAATCTTGCGCAAGTCCTTCAGATTGAGCTCCGACAATCCTCCAAATTTATGAAGGAATACCGCGGGGGAAAATTCGCAGAATATCTCCATTTGGTTGAGTCCATTATTCATGAGGGGCAGGAGAAGAATCGTTTCAGAAAAGATCTTGACGCCAGGGTTCTTCGGAGGGCACTCTTCGGAGCGGTTGACGAAATGGCGCTCGATTGGCTCTTGATGAAAGATAAAAAATATAGTTTGGAGATTTGTGCGGAGCAGTTATCCCTTATGTTTATTTACGGAATAACCCAATGA